The following are from one region of the Nicotiana tomentosiformis chromosome 7, ASM39032v3, whole genome shotgun sequence genome:
- the LOC138896392 gene encoding uncharacterized protein, with protein sequence MHKTLRVMHATDTEVVELVSYHLKEVAYSWFELLEESCEEGSPLARWNEFTDAFLDHFLPAETKAAHAGEFESLRHGRLSVWEYHIRFVHLSKYVVYMLPTMVARVRWFVQGHSPLVINEAATVALNYDMNYGKMVAFAQATENRKL encoded by the coding sequence atgcacaagactcttcgagttatgcatgctactgatACAGAAGTAGTGGAGTTGGTTtcctaccacctgaaagaggtggcatattcttggtttgaattaTTGGAGGAGTCatgtgaggaggggagccctctggCGAGGTGGAATGAGTTCACCGATGCTTtccttgatcatttcttgccagccgagactaaggcagcccatgctgGTGAGTTTGAGAGCTTAAGGCACGGTCgtctgagtgtgtgggagtaccatatcaGATTTGTgcacctgtccaagtatgttgtatacatgctgcccactatggTGGCGAGAGTGCGCTGGTTTGTGCAGGGAcatagccccttggttattaatgaggctgctacagttgccttgaattatgatatgaactatgggaagatggtggcatttgctcaagctactgAGAACCGTAAATTGTAG